The following proteins are encoded in a genomic region of Grus americana isolate bGruAme1 chromosome 5, bGruAme1.mat, whole genome shotgun sequence:
- the DNAJC17 gene encoding dnaJ homolog subfamily C member 17, translating to MAVDKELLQLDLYGLLGVGEKASEKEVKKAYRQKALTCHPDKNPDNPRAAEVFHQLSQALAVLTDAAARAAYDKVRKAKKQAAERTQKLDEKRKKVKLDLEAREREAQTRESEEEEIRITRSLEQEIIRLREEGSRQLEEQQRLIQEQIRLEREQHVQGQQERNGAEGKITPKLKLKWKCRKEDETRGGYSKDVLLRILQKYGDVLNLLISSRKTGSAVVEFATVKAAEMAVKNEVGLINNPLKISWLEGQPRHNPSPVLSDSTSQPRTSQASMVSERDYESLVMMRMRQAAERQQLIEQLQREDEEESHT from the exons ATGGCGGTCGAtaaggagctgctgcagctggaccTCTACGGTCTGTTGGGGGTCGGCGAGAAGGCGTCGGAGAAGGAG GTTAAGAAAGCATACCGGCAGAAGGCCCTGACTTGTCACCCAGATAAGAACCCGGACAATCCCCGAGCAG CGGAAGTCTTCCACCAACTGTCTCAGGCCTTAGCCGTGCTAACAGATGCAGCAGCAAGG GCGGCCTATGACAAAGTGCGAAAGGCTAAGAAGCAAGCAGCGGAAAGGACACAGAAACTTGACGAGAAGCGAAAGAAAGTAAAGCTTg atcTTGAAGCCAGAGAACGAGAAGCCCAGACCCGTGAGAGTGAAGAGGAGGAGATCAGGATAACAAGATCATTAGAACAAGAG ATAATACGCCTGCGTGAAGAAGGCTCCCGCCAGcttgaggagcagcagagactcATTCAAGAACAGATCCGGCTTGAAAGAGAGCAGCACGTCCAAG gccagcaagaaagaaatggagcagAAGGCAAAATAACTCCCAAACTCAAG CTAAAATGGAAATGCAGGAAAGAAGATGAGACAAGAGGGGGATACTCAAAAGACGTTCTGTTGCGGATCCTACAAAAG TATGGCGATGTGCTCAATTTGTTGATCTCAAGCAGGAAGACTGGGAGTGCAGTCGTGGAATTTGCTACGGTTAAGGCTGCT GAGATGGCTGTGAAGAATGAAGTTGGCCTGATAAACAATCCTCTAAAGATTTCCTGGCTGGAGGGCCAGCCCCGGCACAATCCTAGCCCTGTCCTTTCTGACAGCACTAGTCAGCCTAGGACTTCACAG GCATCCATGGTGTCAGAGCGGGATTACGAGAGCCTGGTGATGATGCGGATGCGCcaagcagcagagaggcagcagctcaTCGAACAGCTCCAGCGAGAAGATGAGGAAGAGTCTCACACCTAG
- the C5H15orf62 gene encoding uncharacterized protein C15orf62 homolog, mitochondrial: MDTWRRGSIKSTTFFRRFSLRRHKKLGNQVIILNQNSHTLDNDGQCQKRECLRDLKDKSDYLSCQSEQNLAKAQAPPKPPRLYLDSSSCPNIIDHTDSHSDISFSGATHQYHKATQTQFHKDQATDCGTSEAGSQNGTALSDLSDPFLSFKVDLGLSLLEDVLQTLRKQNPRDYAI, translated from the coding sequence ATGGATACTTGGCGGAGAGGGTCCATTAAGTCCACAACGTTCTTCAGACGTTTCTCACTCAGGAGGCACAAAAAGCTGGGCAACCAAGTCATCATCTTGAATCAGAACAGCCACACTCTGGACAACGATGGACAGTGCCAGAAGAGGGAATGCTTGAGGGATCTGAAGGACAAGTCTGATTACCTGTCATGTCAGAGTGAGCAGAACCTGGCCAAGGCACAAGCACCTCCCAAGCCTCCCCGGCTGTACCTGGACAGTTCTAGCTGCCCTAACATCATTGATCACACAGATTCTCACTCTGACATCTCCTTTTCTGGTGCTACTCATCAATACCACAAAGCCACTCAAACTCAGTTCCACAAGGACCAGGCTACAGACTGCGGGACCTCAGAGGCAGGCTCCCAGAACGGCACCGCTCTTTCTGACCTGTCTGATCCCTTCCTGTCCTTCAAAGTGGATTTGGGGCTATCGCTTCTTGAGGATGTTCTGCAGACCCTCAGGAAACAGAATCCAAGAGATTACGCCATTTGA